GAGGAACGCCGTGCGACAGGCGCGCAGGGCTTCAGCGAGCTCTGAGCGGCGAAAGCCGGGAACGGCTGCCATCAGTCTGGTCTCTTTCGGGTGAGGGCGAAGCCCCTGATCTAAAAAGCAATTTCAGGGGTACTTGACCCGGATTAAGATCGTATTTTCGGCCCTTGTCCAATGCCGTCGAATTAATCCAACAACCTTGTGCGTCATCATCTACCCCGACCGCGCACGTACGCAAGTCCGGAATTTCACAGGCTCGCGGCTTTTTCCTGCAAGCTTAACGCCTCTCCCCATTGGGGAAGAGGCGCAGAGTTCCGACCGGGCCTGCCGCTAAAGCCGGCCGCCACCGCGCAGCAGCCGCACCACCAGCAGCAGAATGACGGCGCCGATGGCGGAATAGACGATCTCGGACACGAGGCCGGTGCCGAGGCGAATGCCGAGCTTCGGAAACAGGAAGCTCGCCACCAGCGCGCCGGCGATGCCGACCACGATGTCACCGATGATGCCGAACCCGGTTCCGCGCACCACCTTGCCGGCCAGCCAGCCGGCGATCAGCCCGACGAACAGGATGACGAGCAGGCCTTCATTGGAAATGTACATAAGTGACGTCCCTCTGCGTGAACGGCCACATGGAACGGGAACCGGGATGAATGGGGTGTGAATGTGCTTCACCTCGGCGCCGGCGGTCGCACTCCGACAAAAAAGTCGAAAACAACCCCATGCAAAGTAGAACGGCCTTGGGCGAGATACGCCCGGTGAACCGCGACAAGTCTGTCCTGGCGCAGAAGATTTTCGAAGAGAGGCGCACGAGAGGAGCGCGGAGTGAGGAGTGCACCACTCTCTCATTCCCTCCCCCCTTGCGGGGGAGGGGGGTAGCCACGAACTCTGACCTCGCCCGGGGCTACCCCCTTCCCATAGCCGAAGCTTCGCTTCGGCGTTCATTAGAAGGACGGCCGCCGAAGGCGGCCTACGCCTCCCCCGCAAGGGGGGAGGGAGCGCAGTGAGCGCGTGGATACATCTCGGTTCAGATCGACAATCCGGTTCAGATCGCAGCTACGAAGCCGCCGTCACTGCTTCCGCCAGCACGCACCTTGCCGCCCGGCCCGGCGCCGGCTCCACGTTCGGCGGCAGTTGCTCCAGGCAGCGCGGCTGGGCCGCGGCGCAGCGGGGGGCGAAGGAGCAATTGTGCGGCTTCTCGGCGAGCGAAGGCGGGGTGCCGGGGATGGTCTCGAGGCGCTGCCCCCGCTTGGCGCCGTGAATGGTGGAGGCGAGCAGGCCCT
The DNA window shown above is from Bradyrhizobium sp. CB1650 and carries:
- a CDS encoding GlsB/YeaQ/YmgE family stress response membrane protein; the protein is MYISNEGLLVILFVGLIAGWLAGKVVRGTGFGIIGDIVVGIAGALVASFLFPKLGIRLGTGLVSEIVYSAIGAVILLLVVRLLRGGGRL